One stretch of Halobaculum marinum DNA includes these proteins:
- a CDS encoding aldo/keto reductase: MTYTRLGDTGLEVSRLCLGCMNFGSAEPWMMNDRAASVELIHEALDLGINFLDTANVYSTGESENIVGEAVASANRDELVLATKVYFGMHDGPNSSGLSRKHILDQVEASLDRLDTDYIDLYQIHRWDDDTPIEETLEALDHLVETGRVRYIGASTMTAYQFTKALYTSDVEDLSRFTCMQPEYNAVDRHEEANLLEVCEGEGVGVIPWSPLAGGFLTGKYERDAEPESGLRADADEYTRNRFTDENWAVLDAVRSVADARDATPAQVALAWLLHRDVVDAPIIGPRTSAHLHENAGAVGIDLDADEIARIDAPKTPRWPAPGKD, from the coding sequence ATGACGTACACGCGCCTCGGCGACACCGGGCTGGAGGTGTCGCGGCTGTGTCTCGGCTGCATGAACTTCGGGTCGGCCGAGCCGTGGATGATGAACGACCGCGCGGCGAGCGTCGAGTTGATCCACGAGGCGCTCGACCTCGGGATCAACTTCCTCGACACGGCGAACGTCTACTCGACCGGCGAGAGCGAGAACATCGTCGGCGAGGCCGTCGCCTCCGCGAACCGCGACGAACTCGTCCTCGCGACGAAGGTGTACTTCGGGATGCACGACGGTCCGAACTCCTCGGGGCTGTCGCGCAAGCACATCCTCGATCAAGTCGAGGCGAGCCTGGACCGCCTCGACACGGACTACATCGACCTCTACCAGATCCACCGCTGGGACGACGACACGCCAATCGAGGAGACCCTCGAAGCGCTCGACCATCTGGTCGAGACCGGCAGAGTCCGCTACATCGGCGCCTCTACCATGACGGCATACCAGTTCACCAAGGCACTGTACACCAGCGACGTGGAGGACCTCTCGCGGTTCACCTGCATGCAACCGGAGTACAACGCAGTGGATCGCCACGAGGAGGCGAACCTCCTGGAGGTGTGCGAAGGCGAGGGTGTGGGCGTCATCCCCTGGTCGCCGCTCGCGGGCGGCTTCCTCACCGGCAAGTACGAGCGCGACGCCGAACCAGAGTCGGGGCTACGCGCCGACGCGGACGAGTACACGCGCAACCGGTTCACCGACGAGAACTGGGCGGTGCTCGACGCCGTGCGGTCGGTGGCGGACGCGCGCGACGCGACGCCGGCGCAGGTCGCCCTCGCGTGGTTGCTCCACCGCGACGTCGTGGATGCGCCGATCATCGGCCCGCGGACGAGCGCGCACCTTCACGAGAACGCAGGTGCCGTCGGCATCGACCTCGACGCCGACGAAATCGCGCGGATCGACGCGCCGAAGACCCCGCGGTGGCCCGCGCCCGGGAAAGACTGA
- a CDS encoding aldo/keto reductase: protein MTYTRLGDTGLEVSQLCLGCMNFGSERPWMMNDRAASVELIHEALDLGINFLDTANVYSRGESEDIVGEAVASANRDELVLATKVFGDMGEGPNSSGLSRKHILDQAEASLDRLDTDYIDLYQIHRWDDDTPIEETLEALDYLVETGRVRYIGASTMTAYQFTKALYTSDVEDLSRFTCMQPEYSAVARYEEANLLEVCEGEGVGVIPWSPLAGGFLTGKYERGAGPDDGTRGAASESVRSYFTEENWAVLDAVRDVASEVDASPAQVALAWLLERDAVTAPIIGPRTSEHLRENVGALSVGLTADQVERIAEPKTPRYPQA, encoded by the coding sequence ATGACGTACACGCGTCTGGGCGACACCGGGTTGGAGGTCTCGCAACTGTGCCTCGGGTGTATGAACTTCGGGAGCGAGCGCCCGTGGATGATGAACGACCGCGCGGCGAGCGTCGAGTTGATCCACGAGGCGCTCGACCTCGGGATCAACTTCCTCGACACCGCCAACGTCTACTCTCGCGGCGAGAGCGAGGATATCGTCGGCGAAGCCGTCGCCTCCGCGAACCGCGACGAACTCGTCCTCGCGACGAAGGTGTTCGGCGACATGGGCGAGGGCCCGAACTCCTCGGGGCTGTCGCGAAAGCACATCCTCGACCAGGCCGAGGCGAGCCTCGACCGCCTCGACACTGACTACATCGATCTCTACCAGATCCATCGCTGGGACGACGACACGCCCATCGAGGAGACGCTCGAAGCGCTCGACTACCTCGTCGAGACGGGGCGCGTCCGCTACATCGGTGCGTCGACGATGACCGCCTACCAGTTCACCAAGGCGCTGTACACCAGCGACGTCGAGGACCTCTCGCGGTTCACCTGCATGCAACCGGAGTATTCGGCGGTCGCCCGCTACGAGGAGGCGAACCTCCTGGAGGTGTGCGAGGGCGAGGGCGTCGGCGTCATCCCCTGGTCGCCGTTGGCGGGCGGCTTCCTCACCGGCAAGTACGAGCGCGGGGCCGGGCCGGACGACGGCACCCGCGGCGCCGCCTCCGAGTCCGTCCGGAGCTACTTCACCGAGGAGAACTGGGCCGTGCTCGACGCCGTGCGCGACGTGGCCAGCGAGGTCGACGCCTCTCCGGCGCAGGTGGCGCTCGCGTGGCTACTCGAACGCGACGCGGTGACGGCGCCCATCATCGGCCCGCGCACGAGCGAGCACCTCCGCGAGAACGTCGGCGCCCTCTCGGTCGGCCTCACAGCCGACCAAGTCGAGCGAATCGCCGAACCGAAGACGCCGCGGTATCCGCAGGCGTAG
- a CDS encoding 50S ribosomal protein L11, which translates to MAGTIEVLVPGGQANPGPPLGPELGPTPVDVQAVVSEINDQTAAFDGMEVPVTVEYDDDGSFSIEVGVPPTAELIKDEVGFDTGSGEPQKDFVADMTVEQVKKVAEQKISDLLAYDVKAAAKEVGGTCASLGVTIDGEDARTFDDRVDAGEYDDILAEEASA; encoded by the coding sequence ATGGCTGGAACCATCGAAGTGCTCGTTCCCGGCGGCCAGGCCAACCCCGGCCCGCCGCTCGGTCCCGAGCTCGGTCCGACGCCGGTCGACGTGCAGGCGGTCGTCTCCGAGATCAACGACCAGACTGCCGCGTTCGACGGCATGGAGGTGCCCGTCACCGTCGAGTACGACGACGACGGCTCCTTCAGCATCGAAGTCGGCGTCCCGCCGACGGCGGAACTGATCAAAGACGAGGTCGGCTTCGACACGGGCTCGGGTGAGCCCCAGAAGGACTTCGTCGCCGACATGACCGTCGAGCAGGTGAAGAAGGTCGCAGAGCAGAAGATCTCCGACCTGCTCGCGTACGACGTGAAGGCCGCGGCCAAGGAGGTCGGCGGCACGTGCGCGTCTCTCGGCGTCACCATCGACGGCGAGGACGCCCGCACGTTCGACGACCGCGTCGACGCCGGCGAGTACGACGACATCCTCGCCGAAGAAGCGTCGGCGTAA
- a CDS encoding PHP domain-containing protein, with the protein MHDYHAHSVYSDGGHLERMLDAATDAGLDGVGFADHCSVTRDPHWRAKRNQHARNFDLTYERRRTSIESLRQERDIAIYDAVEVDYEPGAEPRIDAFLADANFDYALGSVHYVGEHTVFSFEDFSTPDTPDPETVVADYYDAVVALASSDLFEVAAHVDVVEAHPQLAGLRTDEQVRRVADAFAASRTVPEVNAKRVARDGDLDLHPTDDLLAALVDRGVAFTVGTDAHRPEEFDERVAALERVCERHGIDPVSPLSVAGRSEAWPATAE; encoded by the coding sequence ATGCACGACTACCACGCCCACTCGGTGTACTCCGACGGCGGCCACCTCGAGCGGATGCTCGACGCCGCCACCGACGCCGGGCTCGACGGGGTGGGGTTCGCCGACCACTGCTCGGTGACGCGCGACCCGCACTGGCGTGCGAAGCGCAACCAGCACGCCCGCAACTTCGACCTCACCTACGAGCGCCGCCGGACCTCCATCGAGTCGCTCCGCCAGGAGCGCGACATCGCCATCTACGACGCCGTCGAAGTGGACTACGAACCCGGCGCCGAACCCCGCATCGACGCGTTCCTCGCCGACGCGAACTTCGACTACGCGCTCGGGAGCGTCCACTACGTCGGCGAGCACACGGTCTTCTCCTTCGAGGACTTCTCGACGCCCGACACGCCCGACCCGGAGACGGTCGTCGCCGACTACTACGACGCGGTCGTCGCGCTCGCGTCGTCAGACCTGTTCGAGGTCGCCGCCCACGTCGACGTGGTGGAGGCACACCCCCAGCTCGCGGGGCTGCGCACCGACGAGCAGGTGCGCCGCGTCGCCGACGCGTTCGCCGCCTCCCGGACGGTGCCGGAGGTGAACGCAAAGCGAGTGGCCCGCGACGGCGACCTCGACCTCCACCCGACGGACGACCTGTTGGCGGCGCTGGTCGACCGCGGCGTCGCGTTCACGGTCGGCACCGACGCCCACCGCCCCGAGGAGTTCGACGAGCGCGTCGCCGCCCTCGAGCGCGTCTGCGAGCGACACGGCATCGACCCGGTGTCGCCGCTGTCGGTCGCCGGCAGGTCGGAGGCGTGGCCGGCCACGGCGGAGTAG
- a CDS encoding 50S ribosomal protein L1, producing MADSIEDAVTQALEDAPARNFRETVDLAINLRDLDLNDPSNRVDDEVVLPAGTGQETQIVVIAEGETALRAEDVADRVLSGSDLSDLASEEGEAKDLADETDFFIAEADMMQDVASNLGRILGPRGKMPTPLQPDDDVVETVNRMKNTVQLRSRDRRTFHTRVGAQDMTADEIADNIDVIVRRLEADLEKGPLNIDAIYVKTTMGPSVEVPV from the coding sequence ATGGCAGATTCAATCGAGGACGCAGTAACCCAGGCACTGGAGGACGCCCCCGCTCGCAACTTCCGCGAGACCGTGGACTTGGCGATCAACCTTCGGGACCTGGACCTCAACGACCCGTCGAATCGAGTCGACGACGAAGTCGTGCTCCCGGCCGGCACCGGCCAGGAGACACAGATCGTCGTCATTGCAGAGGGTGAGACAGCCCTCCGTGCGGAAGACGTCGCCGACAGAGTCCTGTCCGGCAGCGACCTCTCGGATCTCGCATCCGAAGAGGGCGAGGCCAAGGATCTCGCCGATGAAACGGACTTCTTCATCGCCGAGGCCGACATGATGCAGGACGTCGCGTCCAACCTCGGGCGTATCCTGGGGCCGCGTGGCAAGATGCCCACGCCGCTCCAGCCCGACGACGACGTTGTCGAGACCGTCAACCGCATGAAGAACACCGTCCAGCTCCGCTCCCGGGACCGCCGCACGTTCCACACGCGCGTCGGCGCCCAGGACATGACCGCGGACGAGATCGCCGACAACATCGACGTGATCGTCCGCCGGCTGGAGGCGGACCTCGAGAAGGGGCCGCTCAACATCGACGCGATCTACGTCAAGACGACGATGGGTCCGTCCGTGGAGGTGCCCGTATGA
- a CDS encoding 50S ribosomal protein L10, with amino-acid sequence MSSSAEERKTETIPEWKREEVAELVAFVESYDAVGVVDLTGIPSRQLQDMRRDLHGQAALRMSRNTLIQRALDEVDAGIEDLDEFVSGHVGLIGTDDNPFGLYKQLEASKTSAPIAAGEVAPNDIVIPEGDTGVDPGPFVGELQQVGADARIQEGSIQVLSDSHVLDAGEVVSNDLAGVLGELGIEPKEVGLDLRAVFADGVLFEPDELAIDVDEYRADVQSAAAAARNLSVNAAYPTARTAGTLLGKAAGEAKSVGLFAAIEDEELMPDLVARADAQLRSLAAAIDDDEALPEELRGVEAPAAEPAAEETDESSDDEDTEAEPADDGADDDDEDDGDGAEGLGAMFG; translated from the coding sequence ATGAGCAGCTCCGCAGAAGAGCGCAAGACGGAGACCATCCCCGAGTGGAAGCGCGAGGAGGTCGCCGAGCTCGTCGCGTTCGTCGAGTCGTACGACGCCGTCGGCGTCGTCGACCTGACGGGCATCCCGAGCCGGCAGCTCCAGGACATGCGCCGCGACCTGCACGGGCAGGCCGCGCTGCGGATGTCCCGCAACACGCTCATCCAGCGCGCGCTGGACGAGGTCGACGCCGGCATCGAAGACCTCGACGAGTTCGTCTCGGGCCACGTCGGCCTCATCGGGACGGACGACAACCCCTTCGGGCTGTACAAGCAGCTCGAGGCGTCGAAGACCTCCGCCCCCATCGCGGCGGGCGAAGTCGCCCCGAACGACATCGTCATCCCCGAGGGTGACACGGGGGTCGACCCCGGTCCGTTCGTCGGCGAACTCCAACAGGTCGGCGCCGACGCGCGCATCCAGGAGGGCTCCATCCAGGTGCTCTCCGACTCGCACGTCCTGGACGCCGGCGAGGTCGTCTCGAACGACCTCGCGGGTGTGCTGGGCGAACTCGGCATCGAGCCGAAGGAAGTCGGGCTGGACCTGCGCGCCGTCTTCGCGGACGGCGTGCTGTTCGAGCCGGACGAGCTCGCCATCGACGTGGACGAGTACCGCGCGGACGTCCAGTCCGCCGCGGCGGCGGCGCGCAACCTCTCGGTCAACGCCGCCTACCCGACCGCCCGCACCGCGGGCACCCTGCTCGGCAAGGCCGCCGGCGAGGCGAAGTCCGTCGGCCTGTTCGCCGCCATCGAGGACGAGGAACTCATGCCCGACCTCGTGGCCCGCGCGGACGCACAGCTGCGCTCGCTCGCGGCCGCCATCGACGACGACGAGGCGCTCCCCGAGGAGCTCCGCGGCGTCGAGGCGCCCGCGGCCGAACCGGCTGCCGAGGAGACGGACGAATCGAGCGACGACGAGGACACGGAAGCCGAGCCTGCCGACGACGGCGCCGACGACGACGACGAAGACGACGGCGACGGCGCGGAAGGCCTCGGCGCGATGTTCGGATAA
- the rpl12p gene encoding 50S ribosomal protein P1 — protein MEYVYAALILNETGEEINEDNVTAVLEAAGVDVEESRVKALVAALEDVDIEEAIETAAAAPAAGAAGGAAGGSDDEAEADDGDDDAEEEAADEADDDDDEDESSGEGLGELFG, from the coding sequence ATGGAATACGTTTACGCTGCACTCATCCTGAACGAGACGGGCGAAGAGATCAACGAGGACAACGTCACGGCGGTGCTCGAAGCCGCCGGCGTCGACGTCGAGGAATCCCGCGTGAAGGCCCTCGTGGCCGCGCTGGAGGACGTCGACATCGAGGAGGCCATCGAGACGGCCGCCGCTGCGCCCGCCGCGGGCGCCGCGGGCGGCGCCGCTGGCGGCTCCGACGACGAGGCGGAGGCCGACGACGGCGACGACGACGCCGAGGAGGAGGCCGCCGACGAGGCCGACGACGACGACGACGAGGACGAGAGCTCGGGCGAGGGCCTGGGCGAGCTGTTCGGCTAA
- a CDS encoding tripartite tricarboxylate transporter permease: MSPLADPTAGTLLLAYTLAGCALGCCSGLIPGLHANNFAFLLASLAPAVDAPPLPLGCAMLAAGVVHTFLDVVPSLALGVPDAAMAAAALPGHRLVAEGRGREALRLSAVGSGLALVTAVPLAVGVTAAMRVAYPYLRRWLPLVLAAVALLLVVTEASTRRRLAGAVTFSTATALGLVALDAPATGVVSAGGVLAPLFAGLFGVPVLVDAADGAGVPPQADARVGLSHTAVTGAAVAGAGGGAAVGYLPGISAGVAAVLALPATPGHDPVREYVVATSGANTATAVFALFAYAAFDAPRSGVLVAMRDAGVEAVLPPMLAVLVLAGAVGALGVVVAGDTALRVVGALPHRPLVVGVVVGLVGLAAAFAGTTGVVVFLAASVVGFVPVRLGCRRVHLMGVLLGPLIVP; encoded by the coding sequence GTGTCTCCCCTCGCCGATCCGACCGCCGGCACGCTCCTCCTCGCGTACACGCTCGCGGGCTGTGCGCTCGGCTGTTGCAGCGGCCTGATCCCGGGCCTGCACGCCAACAACTTCGCGTTCCTGCTCGCGTCGCTCGCGCCGGCGGTGGACGCCCCGCCGCTCCCCCTCGGCTGTGCGATGCTCGCGGCGGGCGTCGTCCACACGTTCCTCGACGTGGTGCCGTCGCTCGCACTCGGCGTACCGGACGCCGCGATGGCCGCCGCCGCGCTCCCGGGGCACCGACTCGTCGCCGAGGGTCGCGGTCGCGAGGCGCTCCGGCTGTCTGCGGTCGGCTCCGGGCTGGCACTCGTGACCGCGGTTCCACTCGCCGTCGGCGTCACCGCGGCGATGCGGGTGGCGTACCCGTATCTGCGCCGGTGGCTCCCGCTCGTCCTCGCCGCCGTCGCACTCCTCCTCGTCGTCACCGAGGCGTCGACGCGGCGACGGCTGGCTGGCGCGGTGACGTTCTCCACGGCAACCGCGCTTGGACTGGTCGCCCTCGACGCGCCCGCCACGGGCGTCGTCTCCGCGGGTGGCGTCCTGGCCCCGCTGTTCGCCGGCTTGTTCGGCGTCCCGGTGCTCGTCGACGCCGCCGACGGCGCCGGCGTCCCGCCACAGGCGGACGCCCGGGTCGGACTCTCTCACACCGCGGTGACCGGGGCGGCGGTGGCGGGCGCGGGCGGCGGCGCAGCGGTGGGCTACCTCCCGGGCATCTCCGCGGGCGTGGCCGCGGTGCTCGCGCTCCCGGCGACACCGGGTCACGATCCCGTCCGCGAGTACGTCGTCGCCACCAGCGGGGCGAACACGGCGACGGCGGTGTTTGCGCTGTTCGCCTACGCGGCGTTCGACGCCCCGCGCTCGGGCGTGCTCGTCGCCATGCGCGACGCGGGTGTCGAGGCAGTGCTGCCGCCGATGCTGGCGGTGCTCGTGCTCGCGGGCGCCGTCGGAGCCCTCGGCGTCGTCGTCGCCGGCGACACGGCGCTCCGCGTGGTCGGGGCGCTCCCGCACCGTCCCCTCGTCGTCGGGGTGGTGGTGGGACTGGTCGGCCTCGCAGCCGCGTTCGCCGGCACCACTGGCGTCGTGGTGTTCCTCGCTGCCTCGGTCGTCGGCTTCGTGCCGGTCCGACTGGGCTGTCGCCGGGTCCACCTGATGGGGGTGTTGCTCGGACCGCTGATCGTCCCGTGA
- a CDS encoding HVO_2753 family zinc finger protein codes for MSQSESDQRSERRCVSCGINVAGTAAATFKCPDCGTQISRCAKCRKQSNLYECTDCGFRGP; via the coding sequence ATGAGCCAGTCAGAGTCGGACCAGCGCTCCGAGCGGCGCTGTGTCTCCTGTGGCATCAACGTCGCTGGCACGGCGGCGGCGACGTTCAAGTGCCCCGACTGCGGCACGCAGATCAGTCGCTGCGCGAAGTGCCGCAAGCAGAGCAACCTGTACGAGTGCACGGACTGCGGCTTCCGGGGGCCCTAA
- a CDS encoding elongation factor 1-beta: protein MGKVAAKMKVMPQSPEIDLDELQQKLEESLPQGAEIRTVERDDVAFGLVALLPMVVVPDDAGGTEAVEEAFSGVEGVESAKVEEVGRL from the coding sequence ATGGGGAAGGTCGCCGCGAAGATGAAGGTCATGCCGCAAAGTCCCGAGATCGACCTCGACGAACTCCAGCAGAAGCTGGAGGAGTCGCTCCCGCAGGGAGCGGAGATCCGTACCGTCGAGCGTGACGACGTCGCGTTCGGCCTCGTCGCCCTCCTGCCGATGGTCGTCGTCCCCGACGACGCCGGCGGAACGGAGGCCGTCGAGGAGGCGTTCTCCGGCGTCGAGGGCGTCGAGTCCGCGAAGGTCGAAGAAGTCGGCCGCCTGTAA